The Drosophila sulfurigaster albostrigata strain 15112-1811.04 chromosome 3, ASM2355843v2, whole genome shotgun sequence genomic sequence aattgcaacaCGCCAAGCACAATAATTAGAGACACATTACACACCATCAATTTGCACTCTTTAAATATGTGCATATTtgtatgtaggtgtgtgtgtgtgcgtttgtttaTGTGAATAAACTTTCATACTAAGTTTTAGCATTTCTAATTCGACTCACAGTTAGCATGCTAGCAAGCGGCTTTTAGAGAGCAAGAAAGAGCTTTTGGTTAAAGCACAAACATTACGTGAGAGTCGCATCCAACTGGACATTGATGTaagaccgagagagagagagatggagagcaTGCCAAGAGCATTAACGTTAACGGCAACAGCGAATGCTACTTCATCTCGGATGAAGATTTAGGTTTGGGGGTCTGCTCAGTGTCGgttgtatttttaatagcGTGAGACGCGGTTGCTAAACGCGCATGAGTTTTCGCTTCCCGGTCAAAACGTTGTCAAGTGATATTATCAAGTGTTCATTCACTTtaactttttgtatttttcctcaactcattaaaattttgtttacattgtcGGTTAAAacgtatttttaattgaaaaatgaacAATCTAAAACATATTACACTTCAAATGGATAAGATCGATGctgataaattaaaaaatcaagtaAGTTAGATTGATCTAAACTGATTTGCATACATTACATTCAGTCGACTTTAAAGCAGAAACCagagcaaaaattaaaacttactataaactataaaaatacctTAAGTACTTTTTATGGGTAACTATGTAAATAAAGaacttaaattacaattaaatatttcatgaatCACACAAGAACAACTTATCTTTAAAATGCACAGTATCTTCCAGTCGATCATCATTTagaacatttaaatattttattatatacaatcTTTCGACTAGTTAGGTTCgctataaatatgtttatgaAGATTTTGCTGATAATTGCCAAAGTAAACAGTGTTGAACTTGATGAAAGTATCTGTCTGTGTAccataaaaagaaatacaaaaaatccCAGGTTAGTCATAGGTAGACTGGACACAATTGTGAGATTTAATTTCACTGCGGCTTTTTTCTAGCTCAAATTTACGCATGCATTTATAGCATACATATAGAAACAAGTATGAATTAGTGAATTAATCAACAAATGTGACGGAAGCTGATACCCGCtacgtttttatacccgctactcatagggtagaagggttttataactttgtgaccttaggaaatgtatgtaacaggtagaaggaggcatctccgaccctgtgaagtatatatattcttggtcagcgtcaacagccgagccgatctagccatgtctgtctgtctgtctgtccgtatgaacacctagatctcagagactataagcgatagagctataaaatttgtttgtacagcatttgttatgtttgtattagatcaagtttgtttcaaaatctTTTGAATaagcaaaaacgcctacttagtaagggtcttagttgctttggccgacaatctggtatattttgcactctgtaATATATATTGAGTGTAGGTcaataccaatataccaatatatatatacaattctgtatattttgggtattttgtggtataatatttttagtatttttaaaataccgtaaaattttgaatttattcaaaatgggtagtgggtatctcacagtcgagcacactcgactgtagctttcttacttgcttagTCTTATTAATGCTCAAGATTTGTGTTTACAAACAAAGGATGCATTTTatgctaataataaaataagtggATTAAAATACTGGATAACTTTATCGCGAAGtttatttagcatttaatattactaaagctttaacaataaatattccaatgctttacagggtattcacAACGAGGCTATTGACGACATCGATGGACGTGTGCGTCGTATACCACGAGCAGGTTAGTATTGATTGAACTAAATATGTTACACCTATCTATTCACATATGATTTAAGTATAAATTGCTTAACTAATTGTATTTGATTACctttgattttcatttgtagTTCCTGAAACTGATGACGATGAAAATGACGATCGTCCCTATACAGATGGCAATAATGTTGGTGTTGACGATAGTCTTCTAGCCGATGATGAGAAGCGAGGCGGCAGTCGGGATGGAAGTGTTGTTCCTTTTGCAAAATCTCCCTTGCCGAATGGAGGACCAAGTCGAAGCTTTCCATATCCCGGCTATAATGGTAACGGGTTCGTGAACATCAATGGCGTGCAGACGCCAATACCAGATGTTAATACGTATCAGCATAAGAAGACACTGGCAAAGGGTATGATGGACTTGGCGCTACTCTCGGCGAATGCGAATCAACTGCGTTATGTGCTGgagacaaaacaacaacatccatATTTTTATCCCAGTTTATTGTTCATTTCGTTGAGCATCATATTCCAGGTGCGTTACTCACTCGCAGTATTGCCAAATTGGCAttgacttttaatattttgtatatacatatgtagattgCCGTAGGCGTTGGACTTATATGGATTAGCAGATACAATATTAAGAACGAGAAGGAAATCTGTCGTGCGAACCGAATTAATAATTACACAGTCATTGGCATTTTCATTGTAACCGTTGTCAATGTGTTAATCTCGGCGTTTACAACAGCGTGAATTCAATGCGGTCTGCGTCAAGTCAACAGGGCAGAAGACTGACaaacgaaaaatattttaacagaCTGGAATTATCAATGGCTTAAACAAATCCGTTGAGAAATTCGAATTCGGTCAGCTCACCAGTTAATGCTgctaacataaaaataaacagtaTTTGGCTGGATCTCAAAATGAATTCAGTGTCTATCGCCatcaacaattgttgcaagacttatcaaatttcaaataaataaagctacagtgcactgaaaaaaaaaccaagttctaaaatcaaaaacatttgttgtgttgttcaAATAAGACcactttaagaacaaatttttaaaactaagAACTAAGTCTAAAGAAGTCAGAAAGCTCCAGTCGagtgtgagatacccgctacccattttgaataaaacaaaaattagcgttattatttttaaaatatatcgaaatactgcaaaatactgaaaatataccaaaatatatatttggtataccgatatagtaccgcattcaaaatataccatagacggcacaatataccagattgttagccaaagctacaagacccctagtaagtaggcgttttcccgatataaaagtatttcattaataacttccacaattttggtctgatcgcaaccaaattttcaggaatcataactattattgttaatattgtatacaccaaaattcgcgctagttttaaaattacgcttgttatttgatttttgttgatttgcgggggcggtaGAGGAcgtggtaaaaatttgaaacaaacttgatctgcgtgcaaacataacaaatgatgtcgaaacaaaaatatagctctatctcgtATATGGCTAGAGCGTCTCGGCTATTGCTggtgatcaagaatatgtatatattttatagggtcggagatgtctccttctacctgttacatacatttcctgaagtcacaaagttataatacccttttactctatgggtagagggtataaaaagttcgaaaattaagattttgatcgtaatactgaaaaataacataatttataatttttttttactgttttaatattttatgatttttaataaGCGCATTTAGTTATTCTGTTGGATGTTGGTGACATTATTTATCGTCGACCGACTCATTAGCATTTGAGTCCAAggatttgaaatttcaaatatacatatagtacatacatacatacatatgtataaaaaagaaaacgcgaGTGTTGTAACTTCTTTGTACGGGAAAGGGGAAACTTCGAACT encodes the following:
- the LOC133841417 gene encoding ninjurin-A-like isoform X1, with product MNNLKHITLQMDKIDADKLKNQGIHNEAIDDIDGRVRRIPRAVPETDDDENDDRPYTDGNNVGVDDSLLADDEKRGGSRDGSVVPFAKSPLPNGGPSRSFPYPGYNGNGFVNINGVQTPIPDVNTYQHKKTLAKGMMDLALLSANANQLRYVLETKQQHPYFYPSLLFISLSIIFQIGVGVGLIWNYRYDIKKEEDISRANRINNYTVIGIFIVTVVNVIIPSFFVSDSPGPQNGTTTTRQ
- the LOC133841417 gene encoding ninjurin-A-like isoform X2 translates to MNNLKHITLQMDKIDADKLKNQAIDDIDGRVRRIPRAVPETDDDENDDRPYTDGNNVGVDDSLLADDEKRGGSRDGSVVPFAKSPLPNGGPSRSFPYPGYNGNGFVNINGVQTPIPDVNTYQHKKTLAKGMMDLALLSANANQLRYVLETKQQHPYFYPSLLFISLSIIFQIGVGVGLIWNYRYDIKKEEDISRANRINNYTVIGIFIVTVVNVIIPSFFVSDSPGPQNGTTTTRQ
- the LOC133841417 gene encoding ninjurin-A-like isoform X3, with product MNNLKHITLQMDKIDADKLKNQGIHNEAIDDIDGRVRRIPRAVPETDDDENDDRPYTDGNNVGVDDSLLADDEKRGGSRDGSVVPFAKSPLPNGGPSRSFPYPGYNGNGFVNINGVQTPIPDVNTYQHKKTLAKGMMDLALLSANANQLRYVLETKQQHPYFYPSLLFISLSIIFQIAVGVGLIWISRYNIKNEKEICRANRINNYTVIGIFIVTVVNVLISAFTTA